The following proteins come from a genomic window of Musa acuminata AAA Group cultivar baxijiao chromosome BXJ1-7, Cavendish_Baxijiao_AAA, whole genome shotgun sequence:
- the LOC135678653 gene encoding LRR receptor kinase BAK1-like — MGFVWSLLENCGLRIFCLAWMPVELSRGFLWFVLVFYALARVLANMEGDALHNLKTNLIDPNNVLQSWDPTLVNPCTWFHVTCNNDNSVIRVDLGNAQLSGTLVPDLGQLKNLQYLELYSNNISGTIPSDLGNLMNLVSLDLYLNGFTGEIPESLGKLTKLRFLRLNNNSLSGPIPKSLTNITALQVLDLSNNNLSGEVPSTGSFSLFTPISFANNPLLCGLGTTKACPGAPPLSPPPPFVPPIPLSSQGSSASSTGAIAGGVAAGAALVFAVPAIVFAWWRRRKPQEHFFDVPAEEDPEVHLGQLKRFSLRELQIATDNFSNKNILGRGGFGKVYKGRLADGSLIAVKRLKEERTPGGELQFQTEVEMISMAVHRNLLRLRGFCMTPTERLLVYPYMANGSVASRLRERPPSEPPLEWATRRQIALGSARGLSYLHDHCDPKIIHRDVKAANILLNEDFEAVVGDFGLAKLMDYKDTHVTTAVRGTIGHIAPEYLSTGKSSEKTDVFGYGIMLLELITGQRAFDLARLANDDDVMLLDWVKGLLKEKKLEMLVDPDLQNQYIEAEVESLIQVALLCTQGSPMERPKMSEVVRMLEGDGLTEKWEEWQKVEVVRQEELVPRHHNEWILDSTDNLHPVELSGPR, encoded by the exons TAGGGTTCTCGCCAACATGGAAG GTGATGCTTTGCACAATCTCAAGACCAACTTAATTGATCCTAATAACGTGCTACAGAGCTGGGATCCAACTTTGGTCAATCCATGTACGTGGTTCCATGTCACTTGTAACAATGACAATAGTGTTATTAGAGT TGATCTTGGTAATGCTCAGCTTTCTGGTACTTTGGTCCCCGATCTTGGTCAGTTGAAAAATCTGCAGTATCT GGAACTTTACAGCAACAATATTAGCGGGACGATACCTAGTGACCTTGGAAATCTGATGAACTTGGTCAGCTTGGATCTTTACCTGAACGGCTTCACTGGTGAAATTCCTGAGTCATTGGGGAAGCTAACAAAGCTGCGTTTTCT CCGGCTTAACAATAATAGTTTGTCGGGTCCCATTCCTAAGTCTTTGACTAATATCACTGCTCTCCAAGTTCT GGATTTGTCAAATAACAACCTGTCTGGTGAAGTTCCATCAACTGGGTCCTTCTCACTGTTTACTCCAATAAG TTTTGCTAACAACCCTCTTTTATGTGGCCTGGGTACAACAAAGGCTTGTCCTGGTGCTCCTCCCTTATCCCCGCCACCTCCCTTTGTTCCTCCAATTCCACTGTCATCCCAAG GAAGTAGTGCTTCTAGCACTGGCGCAATTGCTGGGGGAGTTGCTGCTGGTGCTGCTTTGGTTTTTGCTGTTCCTGCTATAGTGTTTGCATGGTGGCGGCGTCGTAAGCCACAAGAACATTTCTTTGATGTACCTG CTGAAGAGGACCCAGAAGTTCATTTGGGCCAGCTTAAAAGATTTTCCCTGCGAGAATTACAAATTGCAACTGATAATTTTAGCAACAAGAACATCCTGGGAAGAGGAGGATTTGGGAAAGTCTATAAAGGACGACTTGCAGATGGTTCACTTATAGCAGTAAAGAGGCTAAAAGAGGAACGCACTCCAGGTGGGGAACTCCAATTCCAAACAGAAGTTGAGATGATTAGCATGGCTGTGCATCGGAACTTACTTAGGCTTCGTGGCTTTTGTATGACACCCACTGAACGGTTGCTTGTGTATCCTTATATGGCTAATGGAAGTGTTGCATCACGCTTAAGAg AGCGGCCGCCATCTGAGCCACCACTTGAGTGGGCAACACGACGACAGATTGCGTTGGGTTCTGCAAGAGGGCTGTCCTACCTGCACGATCATTGCGATCCTAAAATCATTCATCGCGATGTTAAAGCTGCAAATATATTGTTGAATGAGGACTTTGAGGCTGTTGTTGGAGACTTTGGCTTAGCTAAACTAATGGACTACAAGGATAcccatgtaacaactgctgtccgTGGAACTATAGGACATATAGCTCCAGAGTACTTGTCAACTGGAAAATCCTCGGAGAAGACTGATGTTTTTGGCTATGGAATCATGCTTTTGGAACTGATTACAGGGCAAAGGGCATTTGATCTTGCTCGACTTGCAAATGATGATGATGTTATGTTGCTTGACTGG GTAAAAGGACTACTAAAAGAGAAAAAGCTGGAGATGTTGGTTGATCCTGACCTGCAGAACCAGTATATTGAGGCTGAGGTGGAGTCTCTCATCCAAGTGGCTTTGCTGTGTACTCAAGGTTCTCCAATGGAACGACCAAAAATGTCAGAGGTGGTGAGGATGCTTGAAGGCGATGGTCTTACCGAGAAGTGGGAGGAGTGGCAAAAGGTTGAAGTGGTCAGACAAGAGGAGCTGGTCCCACGTCATCACAACGAATGGATTTTAGACTCCACCGACAACCTTCATCCAGTTGAATTATCTGGACCTAGATGA